From a single Eleginops maclovinus isolate JMC-PN-2008 ecotype Puerto Natales chromosome 20, JC_Emac_rtc_rv5, whole genome shotgun sequence genomic region:
- the elmo2 gene encoding engulfment and cell motility protein 2 isoform X1, whose amino-acid sequence MPPPVDIVKVAIEWPGANAQLIEMDQKRALSSIIREVCDGWSLSGSEQFALRYADGPQLYITEQSRSEIKNGTILRLAISPARAARQLLERIQSHGIDARLEALKELAKLSADPTFAAEFINMEGIGTLARLVESGTHFGEMLAFTLTAFLELMDHSIVSWDLISLSFIKQIAGYVNQPMVDVSILQRSLAILESMVLNSHSLYHRVAQEITVGQLIGHLQVSNQEIQTYAIALINALFLKAPEDRRQEEYTNPLEQPLTEMASTLAQKHLRSIILNHVIRGNRPIKAEMAHQLYVLQVLTFNLLEERMMTKMDPNDQAQRDIIFELRRIAFDGENDPTGTEKRKAMYTKDYKMLGFTNHVNPATDFTQTPPGMLALDNMLYLAKVHQDTYIRIVLENSSREDKHECPFGRCAIELTRMLCEILQVGELPNEGCNDYHPMFFTHDRAWEEFFCVCIQLLNKTWKEMRATAEDFNKVMQVVREQITRALAMKPSSLDQLKNKLRGLNYSEILRLRQSERMSQDDFQSPPIIELRERIQPEILELIKQQRLNRLCEGSCFRKLGNRRRQEKFWFCRLSLNHKVLHYGDLDESPQGEVPFELLSDKIPVSDIKSVVTGKDCPHMKEKSALKQNKEVLELAFSVLYDPDETLNFVAPNKYEYCIWTDGLCALLGREMGSDLTRSDLDTLISMEMKLRLLDLENITIPEAPPPVPKEPSSYNFTYNYS is encoded by the exons ATGCCGCCCCCAGTTGACATTGTGAAGGTGGCAATTGAATGGCCTGGTGCGAATGCTCAGCTAATAGAGATGGACCAG AAAAGAGCTTTGTCCTCAATAATAAGGGAAGTTTGTGATGG CTGGTCTTTATCAGGCTCAGAGCAGTTTGCTCTGCGTTATGCTGATGGCCCTCAGCTTTATATCACGGAGCAG AGCCGTAGTGAAATCAAGAACGGGACGATCCTTCGATTAGCTATTTCACCT GCTCGTGCTGCTCGGCAGCTCCTGGAGAGGATCCAATCTCATGGTATTGATGCTCGGCTGGAGGCTCTGAAGGAGCTCGCCAAGCTGTCCGCAGACCCAACCTTTGCAGCAGAGTTCATCAATATGGAGGGCATAGGGACTCTGGCACGTCTCGTTGAGAGTGGCACCCa CTTTGGTGAGATGCTGGCCTTCACTCTCACTGCCTTTCTGGAGCTCATGGACCACAGCATTGTGTCCTGGGACCTTATCTCCCTCTCCTTCATCAAACAG ATTGCAGGCTACGTGAACCAACCAATGGTGGATGTGTCCATCCTGCAGCGCTCTCTGGCCATCTTGGAGAGCATGGTCCTCAACAGCCACAGCCTCTACCACCGGGTGGCACAGGAGATCACCGTGGGACAGCTCATCGGGCACCTGCAagt GTCAAACCAGGAGATCCAAACCTACGCCATCGCGCTCATCAACGCTCTCTTCCTGAAGGCACCAGAGGACAGACGGCAG GAGGAGTATACTAACCCGCTGGAGCAGCCCCTCACT GAAATGGCAAGCACTTTGGCTCAGAAACACCTGCGATCCATCATCCTCAAT CATGTGATCAGAGGAAATCgaccaatcaaagcagaaatGGCACATCAGCTGTATGTGCTGCAGGTATTGACCTTCAACCTCTTGGAAGAACGGATGATGACCAAGATGGATCCCAATGACCag GCTCAGAGAGACATAATTTTCGAACTGCGTAGGATTGCTTTCGATGGAGAAAATGACCCCACTGGCACAGAAAAGAGAAAGGCCATGTACACCAAGGATTATAAGATGCTGGGGTTCACT AACCATGTGAATCCAGCCACGGACTTCACCCAGACTCCTCCGGGAATGCTAGCTTTGGATAACATGCTGTACCTCGCCAAGGTTCACCAGGACACGTACATCAGG ATTGTGCTGGAGAACAGCAGCCGTGAAGACAAACACGAATGTCCCTTTGGCCGGTGTGCCATCGAACTCACTCGAATGTTGTGTGAGATTCTTCAGGTTGGAGAATTAC CTAATGAGGGATGTAACGACTACCACCCCATGTTCTTTACTCATGACCGGGCATGGGAGGAATTCTTCTGTGTCTGCATCCAGCTGCTGAATAAAACCTGGAAGGAGATGAGGGCCACAGCGGAGGACTTCAATAAG GTGATGCAGGTGGTTCGTGAGCAGATCACCAGGGCTCTGGCGATGAAGCCGTCCTCTTTAGACCAGCTGAAGAACAAACTTCGAGGCCTCAACTATTCAGAGATCCTGCGTCTGCGGCAGTCAGAGAGAATGAGTCAGGACGACTTCCAGTCTCCTCCCATCAT tGAACTGCGGGAGAGAATACAGCCCGAGATCTTAGAGCTCATCAAGCAGCAGCGACTCAACCGCCTGTGTGAGGGTAGCTGTTTCCGGAAGCTGGGGAACCGCCGAAGGCAAG AGAAGTTCTGGTTCTGCAGACTCTCACTCAATCACAAAGTGCTGCATTACGGAGACCTGGATGAGTCACCTCAGGGTGAAGTGCCTTTTGAGCTGCTCAGTGACAAGA TCCCTGTCTCTGACATCAAGTCTGTGGTGACTGGGAAGGACTGCCCtcatatgaaagaaaaaagtgctctcaaacaaaacaag GAGGTATTGGAGTTAGCCTTTTCTGTCCTCTATGATCCTGATGAGACACTCAATTTTGTTGCCCCAAACAAGTATGAG TACTGCATCTGGACTGACGGCCTGTGTGCGCTGCTGGGCAGAGAGATGGGCAGCGACCTGACGCGTAGTGACTTGGATACTCTCATCAGCATGGAGATGAAGCTCCGCCTCCTCGACCTTGAGAACATCACAATCCCAGAAGCCCCGCCCCCTGTGCCGAAGGAGCCTAGTTCATATAACTTCACCTACAACTACAGCTGa
- the elmo2 gene encoding engulfment and cell motility protein 2 isoform X2 — translation MPPPVDIVKVAIEWPGANAQLIEMDQKRALSSIIREVCDGWSLSGSEQFALRYADGPQLYITEQSRSEIKNGTILRLAISPARAARQLLERIQSHGIDARLEALKELAKLSADPTFAAEFINMEGIGTLARLVESGTHFGEMLAFTLTAFLELMDHSIVSWDLISLSFIKQIAGYVNQPMVDVSILQRSLAILESMVLNSHSLYHRVAQEITVGQLIGHLSNQEIQTYAIALINALFLKAPEDRRQEEYTNPLEQPLTEMASTLAQKHLRSIILNHVIRGNRPIKAEMAHQLYVLQVLTFNLLEERMMTKMDPNDQAQRDIIFELRRIAFDGENDPTGTEKRKAMYTKDYKMLGFTNHVNPATDFTQTPPGMLALDNMLYLAKVHQDTYIRIVLENSSREDKHECPFGRCAIELTRMLCEILQVGELPNEGCNDYHPMFFTHDRAWEEFFCVCIQLLNKTWKEMRATAEDFNKVMQVVREQITRALAMKPSSLDQLKNKLRGLNYSEILRLRQSERMSQDDFQSPPIIELRERIQPEILELIKQQRLNRLCEGSCFRKLGNRRRQEKFWFCRLSLNHKVLHYGDLDESPQGEVPFELLSDKIPVSDIKSVVTGKDCPHMKEKSALKQNKEVLELAFSVLYDPDETLNFVAPNKYEYCIWTDGLCALLGREMGSDLTRSDLDTLISMEMKLRLLDLENITIPEAPPPVPKEPSSYNFTYNYS, via the exons ATGCCGCCCCCAGTTGACATTGTGAAGGTGGCAATTGAATGGCCTGGTGCGAATGCTCAGCTAATAGAGATGGACCAG AAAAGAGCTTTGTCCTCAATAATAAGGGAAGTTTGTGATGG CTGGTCTTTATCAGGCTCAGAGCAGTTTGCTCTGCGTTATGCTGATGGCCCTCAGCTTTATATCACGGAGCAG AGCCGTAGTGAAATCAAGAACGGGACGATCCTTCGATTAGCTATTTCACCT GCTCGTGCTGCTCGGCAGCTCCTGGAGAGGATCCAATCTCATGGTATTGATGCTCGGCTGGAGGCTCTGAAGGAGCTCGCCAAGCTGTCCGCAGACCCAACCTTTGCAGCAGAGTTCATCAATATGGAGGGCATAGGGACTCTGGCACGTCTCGTTGAGAGTGGCACCCa CTTTGGTGAGATGCTGGCCTTCACTCTCACTGCCTTTCTGGAGCTCATGGACCACAGCATTGTGTCCTGGGACCTTATCTCCCTCTCCTTCATCAAACAG ATTGCAGGCTACGTGAACCAACCAATGGTGGATGTGTCCATCCTGCAGCGCTCTCTGGCCATCTTGGAGAGCATGGTCCTCAACAGCCACAGCCTCTACCACCGGGTGGCACAGGAGATCACCGTGGGACAGCTCATCGGGCACCT GTCAAACCAGGAGATCCAAACCTACGCCATCGCGCTCATCAACGCTCTCTTCCTGAAGGCACCAGAGGACAGACGGCAG GAGGAGTATACTAACCCGCTGGAGCAGCCCCTCACT GAAATGGCAAGCACTTTGGCTCAGAAACACCTGCGATCCATCATCCTCAAT CATGTGATCAGAGGAAATCgaccaatcaaagcagaaatGGCACATCAGCTGTATGTGCTGCAGGTATTGACCTTCAACCTCTTGGAAGAACGGATGATGACCAAGATGGATCCCAATGACCag GCTCAGAGAGACATAATTTTCGAACTGCGTAGGATTGCTTTCGATGGAGAAAATGACCCCACTGGCACAGAAAAGAGAAAGGCCATGTACACCAAGGATTATAAGATGCTGGGGTTCACT AACCATGTGAATCCAGCCACGGACTTCACCCAGACTCCTCCGGGAATGCTAGCTTTGGATAACATGCTGTACCTCGCCAAGGTTCACCAGGACACGTACATCAGG ATTGTGCTGGAGAACAGCAGCCGTGAAGACAAACACGAATGTCCCTTTGGCCGGTGTGCCATCGAACTCACTCGAATGTTGTGTGAGATTCTTCAGGTTGGAGAATTAC CTAATGAGGGATGTAACGACTACCACCCCATGTTCTTTACTCATGACCGGGCATGGGAGGAATTCTTCTGTGTCTGCATCCAGCTGCTGAATAAAACCTGGAAGGAGATGAGGGCCACAGCGGAGGACTTCAATAAG GTGATGCAGGTGGTTCGTGAGCAGATCACCAGGGCTCTGGCGATGAAGCCGTCCTCTTTAGACCAGCTGAAGAACAAACTTCGAGGCCTCAACTATTCAGAGATCCTGCGTCTGCGGCAGTCAGAGAGAATGAGTCAGGACGACTTCCAGTCTCCTCCCATCAT tGAACTGCGGGAGAGAATACAGCCCGAGATCTTAGAGCTCATCAAGCAGCAGCGACTCAACCGCCTGTGTGAGGGTAGCTGTTTCCGGAAGCTGGGGAACCGCCGAAGGCAAG AGAAGTTCTGGTTCTGCAGACTCTCACTCAATCACAAAGTGCTGCATTACGGAGACCTGGATGAGTCACCTCAGGGTGAAGTGCCTTTTGAGCTGCTCAGTGACAAGA TCCCTGTCTCTGACATCAAGTCTGTGGTGACTGGGAAGGACTGCCCtcatatgaaagaaaaaagtgctctcaaacaaaacaag GAGGTATTGGAGTTAGCCTTTTCTGTCCTCTATGATCCTGATGAGACACTCAATTTTGTTGCCCCAAACAAGTATGAG TACTGCATCTGGACTGACGGCCTGTGTGCGCTGCTGGGCAGAGAGATGGGCAGCGACCTGACGCGTAGTGACTTGGATACTCTCATCAGCATGGAGATGAAGCTCCGCCTCCTCGACCTTGAGAACATCACAATCCCAGAAGCCCCGCCCCCTGTGCCGAAGGAGCCTAGTTCATATAACTTCACCTACAACTACAGCTGa
- the elmo2 gene encoding engulfment and cell motility protein 2 isoform X4: MPPPVDIVKVAIEWPGANAQLIEMDQKRALSSIIREVCDGWSLSGSEQFALRYADGPQLYITEQSRSEIKNGTILRLAISPARAARQLLERIQSHGIDARLEALKELAKLSADPTFAAEFINMEGIGTLARLVESGTHFGEMLAFTLTAFLELMDHSIVSWDLISLSFIKQIAGYVNQPMVDVSILQRSLAILESMVLNSHSLYHRVAQEITVGQLIGHLSNQEIQTYAIALINALFLKAPEDRRQEMASTLAQKHLRSIILNHVIRGNRPIKAEMAHQLYVLQVLTFNLLEERMMTKMDPNDQAQRDIIFELRRIAFDGENDPTGTEKRKAMYTKDYKMLGFTNHVNPATDFTQTPPGMLALDNMLYLAKVHQDTYIRIVLENSSREDKHECPFGRCAIELTRMLCEILQVGELPNEGCNDYHPMFFTHDRAWEEFFCVCIQLLNKTWKEMRATAEDFNKVMQVVREQITRALAMKPSSLDQLKNKLRGLNYSEILRLRQSERMSQDDFQSPPIIELRERIQPEILELIKQQRLNRLCEGSCFRKLGNRRRQEKFWFCRLSLNHKVLHYGDLDESPQGEVPFELLSDKIPVSDIKSVVTGKDCPHMKEKSALKQNKEVLELAFSVLYDPDETLNFVAPNKYEYCIWTDGLCALLGREMGSDLTRSDLDTLISMEMKLRLLDLENITIPEAPPPVPKEPSSYNFTYNYS, translated from the exons ATGCCGCCCCCAGTTGACATTGTGAAGGTGGCAATTGAATGGCCTGGTGCGAATGCTCAGCTAATAGAGATGGACCAG AAAAGAGCTTTGTCCTCAATAATAAGGGAAGTTTGTGATGG CTGGTCTTTATCAGGCTCAGAGCAGTTTGCTCTGCGTTATGCTGATGGCCCTCAGCTTTATATCACGGAGCAG AGCCGTAGTGAAATCAAGAACGGGACGATCCTTCGATTAGCTATTTCACCT GCTCGTGCTGCTCGGCAGCTCCTGGAGAGGATCCAATCTCATGGTATTGATGCTCGGCTGGAGGCTCTGAAGGAGCTCGCCAAGCTGTCCGCAGACCCAACCTTTGCAGCAGAGTTCATCAATATGGAGGGCATAGGGACTCTGGCACGTCTCGTTGAGAGTGGCACCCa CTTTGGTGAGATGCTGGCCTTCACTCTCACTGCCTTTCTGGAGCTCATGGACCACAGCATTGTGTCCTGGGACCTTATCTCCCTCTCCTTCATCAAACAG ATTGCAGGCTACGTGAACCAACCAATGGTGGATGTGTCCATCCTGCAGCGCTCTCTGGCCATCTTGGAGAGCATGGTCCTCAACAGCCACAGCCTCTACCACCGGGTGGCACAGGAGATCACCGTGGGACAGCTCATCGGGCACCT GTCAAACCAGGAGATCCAAACCTACGCCATCGCGCTCATCAACGCTCTCTTCCTGAAGGCACCAGAGGACAGACGGCAG GAAATGGCAAGCACTTTGGCTCAGAAACACCTGCGATCCATCATCCTCAAT CATGTGATCAGAGGAAATCgaccaatcaaagcagaaatGGCACATCAGCTGTATGTGCTGCAGGTATTGACCTTCAACCTCTTGGAAGAACGGATGATGACCAAGATGGATCCCAATGACCag GCTCAGAGAGACATAATTTTCGAACTGCGTAGGATTGCTTTCGATGGAGAAAATGACCCCACTGGCACAGAAAAGAGAAAGGCCATGTACACCAAGGATTATAAGATGCTGGGGTTCACT AACCATGTGAATCCAGCCACGGACTTCACCCAGACTCCTCCGGGAATGCTAGCTTTGGATAACATGCTGTACCTCGCCAAGGTTCACCAGGACACGTACATCAGG ATTGTGCTGGAGAACAGCAGCCGTGAAGACAAACACGAATGTCCCTTTGGCCGGTGTGCCATCGAACTCACTCGAATGTTGTGTGAGATTCTTCAGGTTGGAGAATTAC CTAATGAGGGATGTAACGACTACCACCCCATGTTCTTTACTCATGACCGGGCATGGGAGGAATTCTTCTGTGTCTGCATCCAGCTGCTGAATAAAACCTGGAAGGAGATGAGGGCCACAGCGGAGGACTTCAATAAG GTGATGCAGGTGGTTCGTGAGCAGATCACCAGGGCTCTGGCGATGAAGCCGTCCTCTTTAGACCAGCTGAAGAACAAACTTCGAGGCCTCAACTATTCAGAGATCCTGCGTCTGCGGCAGTCAGAGAGAATGAGTCAGGACGACTTCCAGTCTCCTCCCATCAT tGAACTGCGGGAGAGAATACAGCCCGAGATCTTAGAGCTCATCAAGCAGCAGCGACTCAACCGCCTGTGTGAGGGTAGCTGTTTCCGGAAGCTGGGGAACCGCCGAAGGCAAG AGAAGTTCTGGTTCTGCAGACTCTCACTCAATCACAAAGTGCTGCATTACGGAGACCTGGATGAGTCACCTCAGGGTGAAGTGCCTTTTGAGCTGCTCAGTGACAAGA TCCCTGTCTCTGACATCAAGTCTGTGGTGACTGGGAAGGACTGCCCtcatatgaaagaaaaaagtgctctcaaacaaaacaag GAGGTATTGGAGTTAGCCTTTTCTGTCCTCTATGATCCTGATGAGACACTCAATTTTGTTGCCCCAAACAAGTATGAG TACTGCATCTGGACTGACGGCCTGTGTGCGCTGCTGGGCAGAGAGATGGGCAGCGACCTGACGCGTAGTGACTTGGATACTCTCATCAGCATGGAGATGAAGCTCCGCCTCCTCGACCTTGAGAACATCACAATCCCAGAAGCCCCGCCCCCTGTGCCGAAGGAGCCTAGTTCATATAACTTCACCTACAACTACAGCTGa
- the LOC134883136 gene encoding leucine-rich repeat neuronal protein 2-like: MRPTLVFLHLQCLYVFVGVCVPVVVGSLPHALPWHVSCPVRCVCQIKPWFSPDSVYHEAPTVDCNDLLLTKLPLPIPPNTHTLRLQSNLLSVLDMAVLHRLANLTDLDLSQNRFSHVRAISQNTSLPSLLSLHMEENHLSHLPEASFSSLPALQELFLSHNNLHMIVPGAFTGLNSLLRLHLNNNRLTTVDPRWFRALPNLEVLMLGGNPVEALPERGFLALQSLRSLVLGGMGLRGLAENALEGLDGLESLSFYDNLLTKVPTQALIKVPGLKFLDLNKNRIKLVETGDFRDMVHLKELGLNNMEEMVSIERSALENLPELTKLEITNNPRLSFIHPQAFLRLSRLESLMLNSNSLSALHQHIMLSLPSLQEVSLHSNPLRCDCLFHWAAEDASHTHIEGPQTEKHTPRMVRFIQPQATLCSEPPELRSRRVREVSSREMSASCLPMIPTNSLPSYIGVREGGKLVLHCRALADPQPELYWVTPSGLRLGHAPSLASKGLQIPAPCHSLTASEEFNHTSRISSGQPQDNSACNPSQHYHLLPEGTLEMDKVTHSEAGLYTCVAENALGADTRTVAVGVHGRAKKRKRGNAAKMKAYQLFRVDARLEVREVGQHYAILSWQSGRNLPSTRLSWQAIYSNAHSPTYTTRILAGTQSFNLTHLQAETFYRVCLRLGISEGAKRASRRSRESRKSQCVSFRTKDVPEPQPGLQLSPELTSTAVTLLLLALILLLLAGQGGDSEPGEGVGKHNSTILQEIKSPKVLIINHTDGSTAH; this comes from the coding sequence ATGAGGCCGACTTTAGTGTTTCTACATTTGcagtgtctgtatgtgtttgttggTGTATGTGTCCCGGTTGTTGTGGGCTCATTACCTCATGCGCTACCATGGCATGTTTCCTGCCCGGTGcggtgtgtgtgtcagatcaAGCCATGGTTCTCCCCTGACTCTGTCTACCATGAAGCTCCTACTGTGGACTGCAACGATCTACTCTTGACCAAGCTCCCCTTACCCATACCcccgaacacacacaccctgcgcCTGCAGAGTAACCTTCTGTCTGTGCTCGACATGGCGGTGCTGCACAGACTTGCCAATCTCACCGACCTCGACCTTTCCCAGAATCGCTTCAGTCATGTCAGGGCGATAAGTCAGAACACCTCCCTGCCCTCTCTACTATCTCTACACATGGAGGAAAACCATCTCAGTCACCTCCCTGAggcctccttctcctctctgccAGCTTTGCAGGAACTGTTCCTCAGCCACAACAACTTACACATGATAGTACCTGGAGCCTTCACTGGTCTCAACTCCCTACTGCGTCTACATCTCAACAACAACAGACTCACCACTGTTGACCCTCGCTGGTTCAGGGCTTTGCCCAACTTGGAAGTTCTTATGCTTGGTGGGAACCCTGTGGAGGCGCTTCCAGAGAGGGGTTTCCTGGCCCTGCAATCCCTCCGAAGTCTTGTCCTTGGTGGTATGGGTCTGAGAGGATTGGCTGAAAACGCATTGGAAGGTTTGGACGGCCTAGAGAGCCTCTCCTTCTATGACAACCTGCTGACAAAGGTGCCCACTCAGGCCCTGATCAAAGTGCCAGGACTGAAGTTCCTTGACCTCAACAAGAACCGCATTAAACTTGTTGAGACAGGAGACTTCCGAGACATGGTCCATCTGAAGGAGCTCGGCTTGAACAACATGGAGGAGATGGTTTCCATTGAGAGATCCGCCCTAGAGAATCTTCCGGAGCTCACCAAACTGGAGATCACCAACAACCCACGACTGTCCTTCATTCATCCGCAGGCATTTCTCCGGCTGAGCAGGCTTGAGAGTCTAATGCTCAACTCCAACTCACTGAGCGCACTTCACCAGCACATCATGCTCTCCCTGCCGAGTCTTCAGGAGGTCAGTTTGCACTCTAACCCACTGCGATGTGACTGCCTGTTTCACTGGGCTGCTGAGGACGCCTCTCACACTCACATTGAAGGCccacaaacagagaaacataCACCTCGAATGGTGCGCTTCATCCAACCGCAGGCCACGCTGTGCTCTGAACCCCCAGAGCTGAGATCTCGCAGAGTGAGAGAGGTTTCCTCTAGAGAGATGTCGGCCTCATGCCTCCCCATGATACCTACCAACTCTCTCCCTTCCTACATTGGGGTACGAGAAGGAGGAAAACTGGTGTTGCACTGTCGAGCTCTTGCAGATCCACAACCGGAACTGTACTGGGTGACACCCTCTGGACTGAGACTTGGCCATGCACCGAGCCTGGCATCCAAGGGTTTACAAATTCCTGCTCCCTGCCACAGCCTGACTGCCTCTGAGGAATTCAACCACACATCAAGGATTTCTTCCGGCCAGCCTCAGGATAATAGTGCCTGTAATCCCTCACAACACTACCATCTGCTGCCTGAAGGAACTCTGGAAATGGACAAGGTCACCCACAGCGAGGCAGGCTTGTATACATGTGTAGCCGAGAATGCACTGGGAGCAGATACACGCACTGTTGCTGTGGGTGTGCATGGAAgggcaaagaaaagaaagagggggaaTGCTGCTAAAATGAAGGCATATCAGTTGTTTAGAGTGGATGCCAGGTTGGAGGTGAGAGAGGTCGGACAACACTATGCCATCCTGTCCTGGCAGAGCGGGCGAAACCTTCCTTCAACTCGTCTATCCTGGCAAGCCATATACTCAAACGCACACTCACCCACATACACCACACGCATCCTGGCTGGTACACAGAGCTTCAACCTAACCCATCTGCAGGCAGAGACATTTTACAGAGTGTGTCTGCGTTTAGGGATCAGTGAGGGTGCAAAGCGTGCCAGCAGGAGATCAAGAGAGAGCAGAAAGTCTCAGTGTGTTTCATTCAGGACGAAGGATGTCCCAGAGCCTCAGCCCGGCCTGCAGCTAAGCCCAGAGCTGACCTCCACCGCAGTCACACTGCTGCTCCTCGCACTCATACTGCTACTGCTGGCAGGCCAGGGAGGGGACAGTGAACCTGGCGAGGGGGTAGGAAAGCACAACAGCACCATCCTCCAGGAAATCAAAAGTCCTAAAGTTCTGATCATCAATCACACAGACGGGAGCACCGCACATTAG
- the elmo2 gene encoding engulfment and cell motility protein 2 isoform X3: MPPPVDIVKVAIEWPGANAQLIEMDQKRALSSIIREVCDGWSLSGSEQFALRYADGPQLYITEQSRSEIKNGTILRLAISPARAARQLLERIQSHGIDARLEALKELAKLSADPTFAAEFINMEGIGTLARLVESGTHFGEMLAFTLTAFLELMDHSIVSWDLISLSFIKQIAGYVNQPMVDVSILQRSLAILESMVLNSHSLYHRVAQEITVGQLIGHLQVSNQEIQTYAIALINALFLKAPEDRRQEMASTLAQKHLRSIILNHVIRGNRPIKAEMAHQLYVLQVLTFNLLEERMMTKMDPNDQAQRDIIFELRRIAFDGENDPTGTEKRKAMYTKDYKMLGFTNHVNPATDFTQTPPGMLALDNMLYLAKVHQDTYIRIVLENSSREDKHECPFGRCAIELTRMLCEILQVGELPNEGCNDYHPMFFTHDRAWEEFFCVCIQLLNKTWKEMRATAEDFNKVMQVVREQITRALAMKPSSLDQLKNKLRGLNYSEILRLRQSERMSQDDFQSPPIIELRERIQPEILELIKQQRLNRLCEGSCFRKLGNRRRQEKFWFCRLSLNHKVLHYGDLDESPQGEVPFELLSDKIPVSDIKSVVTGKDCPHMKEKSALKQNKEVLELAFSVLYDPDETLNFVAPNKYEYCIWTDGLCALLGREMGSDLTRSDLDTLISMEMKLRLLDLENITIPEAPPPVPKEPSSYNFTYNYS, encoded by the exons ATGCCGCCCCCAGTTGACATTGTGAAGGTGGCAATTGAATGGCCTGGTGCGAATGCTCAGCTAATAGAGATGGACCAG AAAAGAGCTTTGTCCTCAATAATAAGGGAAGTTTGTGATGG CTGGTCTTTATCAGGCTCAGAGCAGTTTGCTCTGCGTTATGCTGATGGCCCTCAGCTTTATATCACGGAGCAG AGCCGTAGTGAAATCAAGAACGGGACGATCCTTCGATTAGCTATTTCACCT GCTCGTGCTGCTCGGCAGCTCCTGGAGAGGATCCAATCTCATGGTATTGATGCTCGGCTGGAGGCTCTGAAGGAGCTCGCCAAGCTGTCCGCAGACCCAACCTTTGCAGCAGAGTTCATCAATATGGAGGGCATAGGGACTCTGGCACGTCTCGTTGAGAGTGGCACCCa CTTTGGTGAGATGCTGGCCTTCACTCTCACTGCCTTTCTGGAGCTCATGGACCACAGCATTGTGTCCTGGGACCTTATCTCCCTCTCCTTCATCAAACAG ATTGCAGGCTACGTGAACCAACCAATGGTGGATGTGTCCATCCTGCAGCGCTCTCTGGCCATCTTGGAGAGCATGGTCCTCAACAGCCACAGCCTCTACCACCGGGTGGCACAGGAGATCACCGTGGGACAGCTCATCGGGCACCTGCAagt GTCAAACCAGGAGATCCAAACCTACGCCATCGCGCTCATCAACGCTCTCTTCCTGAAGGCACCAGAGGACAGACGGCAG GAAATGGCAAGCACTTTGGCTCAGAAACACCTGCGATCCATCATCCTCAAT CATGTGATCAGAGGAAATCgaccaatcaaagcagaaatGGCACATCAGCTGTATGTGCTGCAGGTATTGACCTTCAACCTCTTGGAAGAACGGATGATGACCAAGATGGATCCCAATGACCag GCTCAGAGAGACATAATTTTCGAACTGCGTAGGATTGCTTTCGATGGAGAAAATGACCCCACTGGCACAGAAAAGAGAAAGGCCATGTACACCAAGGATTATAAGATGCTGGGGTTCACT AACCATGTGAATCCAGCCACGGACTTCACCCAGACTCCTCCGGGAATGCTAGCTTTGGATAACATGCTGTACCTCGCCAAGGTTCACCAGGACACGTACATCAGG ATTGTGCTGGAGAACAGCAGCCGTGAAGACAAACACGAATGTCCCTTTGGCCGGTGTGCCATCGAACTCACTCGAATGTTGTGTGAGATTCTTCAGGTTGGAGAATTAC CTAATGAGGGATGTAACGACTACCACCCCATGTTCTTTACTCATGACCGGGCATGGGAGGAATTCTTCTGTGTCTGCATCCAGCTGCTGAATAAAACCTGGAAGGAGATGAGGGCCACAGCGGAGGACTTCAATAAG GTGATGCAGGTGGTTCGTGAGCAGATCACCAGGGCTCTGGCGATGAAGCCGTCCTCTTTAGACCAGCTGAAGAACAAACTTCGAGGCCTCAACTATTCAGAGATCCTGCGTCTGCGGCAGTCAGAGAGAATGAGTCAGGACGACTTCCAGTCTCCTCCCATCAT tGAACTGCGGGAGAGAATACAGCCCGAGATCTTAGAGCTCATCAAGCAGCAGCGACTCAACCGCCTGTGTGAGGGTAGCTGTTTCCGGAAGCTGGGGAACCGCCGAAGGCAAG AGAAGTTCTGGTTCTGCAGACTCTCACTCAATCACAAAGTGCTGCATTACGGAGACCTGGATGAGTCACCTCAGGGTGAAGTGCCTTTTGAGCTGCTCAGTGACAAGA TCCCTGTCTCTGACATCAAGTCTGTGGTGACTGGGAAGGACTGCCCtcatatgaaagaaaaaagtgctctcaaacaaaacaag GAGGTATTGGAGTTAGCCTTTTCTGTCCTCTATGATCCTGATGAGACACTCAATTTTGTTGCCCCAAACAAGTATGAG TACTGCATCTGGACTGACGGCCTGTGTGCGCTGCTGGGCAGAGAGATGGGCAGCGACCTGACGCGTAGTGACTTGGATACTCTCATCAGCATGGAGATGAAGCTCCGCCTCCTCGACCTTGAGAACATCACAATCCCAGAAGCCCCGCCCCCTGTGCCGAAGGAGCCTAGTTCATATAACTTCACCTACAACTACAGCTGa